The DNA window CCCACCGATTTTGGCTGACTTTCGCCACGCTAATTTGAGCAAGATGTCAAATATTCGATCCTGCAGCGGCGATACGCGACCATTGCCAACCGACAACACTGGGAGAATAAACTCTTCGGCATCAGTCTCTCGGCACCCACGGCGTATCTCGACGATGTCACTCCCTTCACGCCACCAACGGCGCTAGAGGGACAGGAGTCTGATGTAGAGGGCAcgccttttctttggcaGGCTCCCAGCAGCGATGCGATTCTCATTTTTGGCGACAAATGGGTAGAGCTTCATGGCTACGTAtctcagctgctggagaagcagcatgCTTCATCCACAACGCCGGATCTttttgccaagaagaaggttgGTAAAAAGCATCCCGCTTGGCTGGAATACATTCTGCAGCTCTCGCGGCTTCGAGGATACTTCACCCTCTACCCTACCCGTCAGACCGCCAATACCATAGTCGGCGTCCACACAGATCTTCATGATGTACCGGAAGAATACGACGAAGAGAAAACTGCTGAGCAGGAACAAGATTCTGTCAAGCTCGCCTTGGGCAGATTTGACCCTGCATCACATGTAGATATGCTAGCTACGCTTCCGCATGATGGCGACATGCCACTCCTTTACCACTTGCCGTGGCTGACCTGGGATGGCAAAGACACGGATGACGGCGCCATTGCGAGGACTGCAGCAAAATATACGCAAGCCTTCCGTGCACAGATCGGAGGATGTAAGGATGAGAGCGCGGGGCTTCTTCCGGCAGCCGAGCCGTATGCTAGAGATTTGTTCTGTTTTACCAATGGTAGATAAACTTTGGATTGGGGTATGGCGCAAGGCGAATTTGTACGGGCATTTGGAGTTATTTGATGTTATCATGGCGGAGTTGTTGTCATATATGTGTAATTTATATTTCATGTTGTTTTGAATCAATGGGCTAATATTTGCACAACTTATCAAGAGCTTTGTATTGAGCTTTGTGTTCCCAAgggcataaaaaaaaaaaagattcagcaaaagaaagaaccATTTCGCAATGTTGTCCGTGTCATTTTTGACGCACTTTGTCTATAACAAGAAGTATGATGCACGTCCCGATAATAGAAAAGGCAATGAAGCCCAAAATCTGCACACGCGTAAGCCAACACAGACTCGGGTCAAATACAAATAGATGCGCCTAAAACTTACTACTTGTGTCTTCCAACCAGATTGCACAATGGCAGCTCGTTTGCCATACATGTTGACAGTTCCTAAAAgaagggtaaaaaaaaaaaaggtgcaGTTAGACACACAGCGTCGTGGAAACTCTTTGGATAGCTCCCAGCGGCATGATTAGATGACTTACTTATATAGTTCCCCACGCCTAGGACTAGAGTCACTACAGATAAAATCCAAAAGATTCCGCCGAGCGGCTTCGCTACCCGGCGCTCGAGGTCGCTAGGCGTGCCCTTGATGTGGAACGAGACGGTGATGGCGACGGACACAATGGCCATGTATATAGACAGGCGAAGATACGAAAGGAAGGCTACCCGTGATTTTAATTTTGCGGTTAGTATTTCACAACTTGAGGTTGATGAAATATtgccaaaaaagaaggaaagtCGGTAAGCAGGATAAACTCACTTCTTTCGTTGGCGCAGTGGTCTCTTGCATCGCTGCTCTCATTGACAAACAAGAGCGGGCTAGGAAACGGCCATTGGAAAAATGCAGAGGCGTCGGTGAAGCCATCCGATCTATTGCAGAGGCTGTCAGACCATCATTTACGTCGAATCCGTACAATATCTGTCCATCTGATACGCAAATaaatagaaagaagaaggataccTTAATTCGCTGACTTCAATAGGTTCTGTAAGGGACATGAATGGCAGGCAGTGGCTCGTCGTGAGAGTTTCTTCGTCGGCCATGGTGGGTGTATTGTTTGCCCTCTTTCCTTTCGGATATTATCAAATCAATATTATGCAGATATTCATAAAGGGGGCGCACATCGGCGTTTGCATGTTCAGCATGTAATGCGATCGGTGAGTTGCGAAATGCGAAAACAAAGTTGTTGCTTGAATTTGGGGGTTCGGCTTGCTGGGATGACGTCGGGAAGCGGCGCAGAGGCTCACGTGCCTGGCGTTGCTGTGGGCATCATCATATGAACAAGCCCAGCGATTAACATCACGAGACTCGTTGATACCAGAATGCGTCCAAACAATTTCTGTTTCTACATGAATTTTAACAACTCAAGTTTGGTCATAAAAGGTTGAAAACTTGGGTGGGCTTCATTCTAAGCTTGGCTGAAAACATGCTGCCATCTTGTAACCCTTCATTGCAGCTTATACTTTACAGCATAAAAGCACAAGTGCCTGTATAAATAAGAGTAAATGCATCACAAATCCCTAGCAAACACGACACTTTCAGAACCCCCAAATCtcattccatctcttctcctcttccctcaAGGCACCATCCAGTCTCCCAAACCTCGCCGGCTGCTTCGTATTCGCCTCCGGCAAGCAAACCCACTCTCTCACGCAGTCCGGAACCTCCTCCTTGATATGCGCAATGCATATAAGCGCCTGCTGGTCCGACAATCCCTCCACCTTGACGGTGCCGTCCTTGGATTGCTGGCTCTGCACAATCTCTTCGCCTACATAAGTCTTCGCCTCTCCATCAGTGAGGAACAGCGTGCACTTGTCTCGCACAGCGTCGTCCATGCCGCTAAACGACTCGTCCAATACGACAATGTCGGGCCCCTTAATCATAGACCGTATGAATAGCGCCACGCGCTGAGCACTGAATGAAATCTCACCAAACATGTAGTCGTCGGCCCATTTCAAGCCCTCGCTGCCTGCAGCGCTGTTTGGCTTTAGCTCTGGTTCAAACCATTTGAGAGCTGcctcgactttggcttttGCCTCGGCGCCCAGCTTGGGCTTTGCGCCAAAGGTCTCTGCCCACGCGTTCTCAACCACTTGTCGAATTGTGTGGCTCCTCGGCATGTGTTGATGGACCTCTGGGCTGGAATGGCCGATACGAGATTGAATGTCCCAAAAGGTGAGCGGCCGCTGTCCAGAGCCTGGCTCAGGTAGACGGCTTCGCCCAAAGAGCTTGATAGGCAGCGAATAAGTCTGCGGATGATCAgagccaagaagagaaacaatGGTTGTTTTGCCCGAGCCGTTGGGACCAAACACGCCCCAGCGTTCACCTCGCCGGACAGTCCAAATCAGGCCAGCCTTGTCACCGTGAGGCGTCTTCTGTGACCAGTTTCCAAGAGCAATTTTATCACCATAGCGGACCTGGCAACCATCCATTTCAACCAGAGGCTCAGCATTGGGGTTCATAGGTTGCTGTGAATTAAATGATGCTGAAGTCGAAGAAGCTTCCGATTGGTCGTGACTGTGAGCTGCAGAATCTTTGGATAAAACTCGCCCAATGTCAGCCAAAGTATGAATAGGCagcttttcatcttctgctAGCCCGCCGACTTTGACGCCTTGGATGTATTTTTTCAGGCCATCCAGCACAACCTCCTTCGGTCCCATTGATTCAATCTGGCAGTCCATTCTCAGGTATACCAGATGCGTAATCCATTCTGGGAGAGGATCTTGCGGCCTGGCACTCAGCACCAGTCGCGGATTGGCCTTTTCGGCAAGAGACTCCAGCAGCGGACTCAAGCCCGTCACCGTCGGAGGATCGAGTCCCATGAACGGCTCGTCCAGAAGCAAAACCTCGGGCCTCGTCAGAAGTGCTCGAGCTATCCTTGCCCTCCTGCCTTGGCCGTTACTCAGGAATGTCACAGGCAGATCCAGCAGATGTTCCAGTCTAAGGTCCTTGACAACGCGTTTCAGCAGTTCAGTTGATATCCCGCCCTCTTCCTGGCTCTCCTGGCCGGGAGATTTGGCAGGGTTCAGCTCCGTATTGCCCAACAAGAAGTCTCTCAGCGAGAAATCAGTAATCTCCCTGCGAGACTCATACCGCGCAGCGAGGTATGCCGATGTTGTCACTGCACCGCCCAATCCTCCGGCCGCCTGCTCAGCATCAAACCCAACATACTGAATCGCCTTGTTGGGGGTTCTCAGTCTCGAAGATACGGCATCTGATGACAGGTATGGGTACGATCTCGCCGTGGGAGGCTCACAAAGCAGCCTCCCTCTCAGAGCTTGCAAAAAAGTCGTCTTCCCGGACAAGGAAGGCCCAACGATGCACCAGTTATGCGGCtccggcgatgatgatggcagctcAAATTGGAGATCTTTGAATAGAGCAGGATTGGCGTGAGATGATGGCTGGGAATTCGGATGGTGCCGGTAAAAGGTGCCATTGGCGATGCGAACGATGGGAGATCGCGCCGAGGGCGGTATGTTTCTGATCATGGCTCGAATCTATATTCAAGAGCAAATTGGGTCCTGTATTTTGTAATTGGACATGAGAAGAGACTATGTGCTCCAATGACTTGAAATGAGAGCTGGCAGGTAGGTAGATCTATTGCGGACCCAATCAGATCAATAACCAAAAGATTGGGCGAAAACTAGACAACACAAATGAGTCACAGATCGAGAAataagaacaagaaaaaagaaagaaacgaaaTCATGTATGTATTCAACGACGCCGTCATGCAACGAATTGATGTTGACACCAGCTTTCTCCGCGATCGGTCCAGGGTATTTGGCACTGGATGGAGCATCTCCGACTCCAGCAAGTGGGGGCACGAACGTTTCGAAAAAAGGTACGTACCCCTCCTtcgcagcaagcagcagcgcttTTAGTGGACGCGAGGCTGCTTGGAGCCTGTAGCTTGGAGAGTTGCCAAGGTAAGGCGCCTGTAGCGAGCCAGAGGCAGCTCTGCGTTccgtcatcaccatcaacctCAACGACTTgtctcttcgtctttttACCACAAATCAATCGCTGCCACCAGATTTTAccggctcttttttttttttccagcaCCAGCTACATCGAGCACCTCCCTCTCCTGTCCAACTCCCACCCCAGTGGAGGCATCCAATCCTCACAAAAACCACCCATCATGGTAAGAAGAGAATCAGCTTCCTCTCcaagctcctccatcttcccatcttccagctAACAATatcccctcttctcttcctcctcagTCTATGCGAATCGTCCCCGCCTCCCAGGCACCCACAACCTTCTCCCACGCCTCCCACTCCTCCTCGGCCCCCTCCGCGCCCGGCATCCACGACACCCTCCGCCACGGCGTCGGCGTCTCGGCCTTTGACGCCGCCTCCAACAAGCCCGTCTCGACGCACCCGCTCGAGGCCCGCCTCAAGAACTGGGAGGCCACCCAGGAGGCCGTCCGCATGGAGTCCCTCAAGCGCACCTTTGGCATCGCCGAGCCCATCCGCCGGGGCATGGAGCTCAAGATTGTCCGCGAGGGCGAGTGGCGGCCCATGGctctcggcggcggccttcCCAGCGTCCACGAGGATATCTTGAGGGGGCGAGAGGATATGATTACCTGGGAGGATGTCTTTACCGGTGAAGAGTCGAGAGCGCTGCCTGGAATCCatgacgagatggagaagaagctgaagattAATTAAATGGGGAGGCGTGGCTAGCGATCGATATAGAACAGGGTAATAGAAAAGGAAACCAAGCTATTCGAGCCTTGTGTGTATGCCCGACCTGGAAAAAGGAGATGGGCATGGTGATTTCCGAGACTGCATCATGATTCTGCGTCCCGATTTGCAGGAGATATGTATATGAACAGTCCAACAAGGAACAAAAGAAATACAAAGTCAAAAACAAAACCAGCATCGCTACCATCTGCGTAGGCCTGATAACATCGATAGCTTCATCAGTATGGCGTCAAGGTAGTAGTAGTGTAATATGTTCTGCATTTCTATCCTGTAATAGCaacagccatctccatcctgGAGACGGGGTCCTTCTGAAATTATGAAAAGTATAAGGAGTGTAAAAGAACCGAAACAGAGGGCACAATTGTACATGAATCAATAATGTTAACATACGCCGGCAATGATCCCCGATTTTCCCAGATTCTTCCGCTTCTTGAATTCCCTTCGCGCTGCTTCCCTGAGTGGCTAAACGAAAATGACAATGAAAGTAATAAACACAAAACGCACAAAAGGGGGCAAGTACTTTCAATAAAAACCAAATAAAAAGAATCCCCTCCTCCAAAAGCAACTTGTAGAAACGGAATATTAATGTCAAAGTGATACAGCAAGCCGTCCTTACGTGCAGCTGTATCTGAACCAATGAATGCTTTCAAGCCAGATTGCCATTCAGAAACCGCTCAAGCCAGAACACCCGTCTCTGCGGCCAAGGTCTATGCAAACACGTCTTTGCAGTCGTCCGATCGATCATATGTATTGCCATCAAAGGCTAATCAAGAAGTGGCTCAGAGGGGCGAGGTGGTACGTGGTGTTGGCACCAAACGCTATTATCGCTTTATAAAATAATGCAGCAACGTCCCTCTCTCGCGCCATCCCCATGTGTGGCGCCCGCAGGGAGGCTCTTGCTCCCACTCTTAGGTTCCTCCTCATCAAGATCCTGGGGCCGGATGCTCATGTGGACCACATTGGGGCTATCGGGGAGAAAATGATACTCTATATCCAGTGTCAGCGATTGAACATGAATAATCAATAAATCAAATATAAGAGAGGAGGAGCCTCTGATGAAAACGAGCTGGAAACTGATAGAGGAAAAGGAATAGAATGCGGGTTATGCTTACTCTTTAGCTGCTCCTTATCATCTAATAATTTGCCAAAATGAATCAGCCTTATGCTGCTGGGACTGGCAGGCTTGGTCTCCCAGTCAGATCTCCATTCCCGCAGAATCAGTTCCTTCAACGTGTAGATACTGATGCTGAATGGATCAGGGTTGCCGCTCTCGTCCTTATCCGGCATGGCGACATGTCTCCTGCTAAGGTACTTGGCATCAATCTTGTAAGGATGTCGGCCCCCAGATGCTAGCAACAGAGTAATGTTGCAAACTGGACCGTCGGCGCCTCCAGAACCAGCAGCTttgatctcttcttctgccg is part of the Trichoderma atroviride chromosome 1, complete sequence genome and encodes:
- a CDS encoding uncharacterized protein (EggNog:ENOG41~TransMembrane:3 (o72-91i103-124o144-164i)), with translation MADEETLTTSHCLPFMSLTEPIEVSELRSDGFTDASAFFQWPFPSPLLFVNESSDARDHCANERTFLSYLRLSIYMAIVSVAITVSFHIKGTPSDLERRVAKPLGGIFWILSVVTLVLGVGNYIRTVNMYGKRAAIVQSGWKTQVILGFIAFSIIGTCIILLVIDKVRQK
- a CDS encoding uncharacterized protein (EggNog:ENOG41) — its product is MSAPADSTMSGGSAAPGNDSGLEQPTDAVLMKNIPQTPEAGDNPSDEATTDAAKDTSAVATTSTDTVSTDDGETAAPTSSSKGKEVASAPEPITTTKEDVTQQDTPKQDAPKDESSKEQKPKEEKPKEDKQGESAMAIGPAEEEIKAAGSGGADGPVCNITLLLASGGRHPYKIDAKYLSRRHVAMPDKDESGNPDPFSISIYTLKELILREWRSDWETKPASPSSIRLIHFGKLLDDKEQLKKYHFLPDSPNVVHMSIRPQDLDEEEPKSGSKSLPAGATHGDGAREGRCCIIL
- a CDS encoding uncharacterized protein (EggNog:ENOG41); this encodes MIRNIPPSARSPIVRIANGTFYRHHPNSQPSSHANPALFKDLQFELPSSSPEPHNWCIVGPSLSGKTTFLQALRGRLLCEPPTARSYPYLSSDAVSSRLRTPNKAIQYVGFDAEQAAGGLGGAVTTSAYLAARYESRREITDFSLRDFLLGNTELNPAKSPGQESQEEGGISTELLKRVVKDLRLEHLLDLPVTFLSNGQGRRARIARALLTRPEVLLLDEPFMGLDPPTVTGLSPLLESLAEKANPRLVLSARPQDPLPEWITHLVYLRMDCQIESMGPKEVVLDGLKKYIQGVKVGGLAEDEKLPIHTLADIGRVLSKDSAAHSHDQSEASSTSASFNSQQPMNPNAEPLVEMDGCQVRYGDKIALGNWSQKTPHGDKAGLIWTVRRGERWGVFGPNGSGKTTIVSLLGSDHPQTYSLPIKLFGRSRLPEPGSGQRPLTFWDIQSRIGHSSPEVHQHMPRSHTIRQVVENAWAETFGAKPKLGAEAKAKVEAALKWFEPELKPNSAAGSEGLKWADDYMFGEISFSAQRVALFIRSMIKGPDIVVLDESFSGMDDAVRDKCTLFLTDGEAKTYVGEEIVQSQQSKDGTVKVEGLSDQQALICIAHIKEEVPDCVREWVCLPEANTKQPARFGRLDGALREEEKRWNEIWGF
- a CDS encoding uncharacterized protein (BUSCO:EOG092D4I2T), encoding MEHLRLQQVGARTFRKKVRTPPSQQAAALLVDARLLGACSLESCQGKAPVASQRQLCVPSSPSTSTTCLFVFLPQINRCHQILPALFFFSSTSYIEHLPLLSNSHPSGGIQSSQKPPIMSMRIVPASQAPTTFSHASHSSSAPSAPGIHDTLRHGVGVSAFDAASNKPVSTHPLEARLKNWEATQEAVRMESLKRTFGIAEPIRRGMELKIVREGEWRPMALGGGLPSVHEDILRGREDMITWEDVFTGEESRALPGIHDEMEKKLKIN